One Campylobacter concisus DNA segment encodes these proteins:
- a CDS encoding ribonuclease J, giving the protein MNDKNEEKVVTNQSKNNKRRRFRPKNKPKQEGETTEQTSLASKSVIDNFFAAEQAENEAHAEPKSQNPRPKKQRNNKNQNKNGENNKPKEQKQQKEKPKQEPKAEAKNEAKEQKEKPKKAKKPKKNLPAKLNGNEQWQQDIASAMEANKATHELRLEPLKYLNSSEHKIRITPLGGLGEIGGNMTVFETETSAIIVDIGMSFPSESMHGVDILIPDFDYVRKIKDKIKGVIITHAHEDHIGAVPYFYKEFKFPIYATPLPLGMINNKFEEHGLKQERSLFRSVEKRKPYLIGDFEVEWIHITHSIIDASALAITTKAGTIIHTGDFKIDHTPIDGYPTDLGRLAYYGERGVLCLLSDSTNSYKEGFTKSESSVGKTFDAIFSKAKGRVIMSTFSSNIHRVYQAIEWGLKYNRKVCVIGRSMERNLYTAMELGYIKLDKKIFIDANEVGKFKDDEVLIVTTGSQGETMSALYRMATDEHKYIKIKPSDQIIISSKAIPGNENSVSTVLNFLLKSGASVAYQDFSEIHVSGHAAQEEQKLMLRLIKPKFFLPVHGEYNHIAKHKETAISCGVDERNIYLMSDGDQMEVCQKYLKRVKTVKTGKVFIDNQINKQISDDVVIDRQNLAEAGVVMIIAQISRHGAKLINKPRVISYGLVGDKQDAEFRKEMEGVLEQYLSNVKEELLKDSRLLESQVRQVIRKHIFRKVKKYPTIVPIIYLM; this is encoded by the coding sequence ATGAACGACAAAAACGAAGAGAAAGTTGTAACTAACCAAAGTAAAAACAATAAAAGACGAAGATTTAGACCAAAAAATAAGCCAAAACAAGAGGGCGAAACTACCGAGCAAACCTCACTAGCAAGCAAAAGCGTGATAGATAACTTCTTTGCAGCAGAGCAAGCTGAAAATGAAGCGCACGCCGAGCCAAAGAGTCAAAATCCTCGCCCAAAAAAGCAAAGAAACAACAAAAATCAAAACAAAAATGGCGAAAATAATAAGCCAAAAGAGCAAAAACAGCAAAAAGAAAAGCCAAAACAAGAGCCAAAAGCTGAGGCTAAAAACGAGGCAAAAGAGCAAAAAGAAAAACCTAAAAAGGCTAAAAAACCAAAGAAAAACTTGCCTGCAAAGCTAAATGGCAACGAGCAGTGGCAGCAAGACATCGCAAGCGCGATGGAGGCAAACAAAGCCACTCACGAGCTAAGACTTGAGCCACTAAAATATCTAAATTCAAGCGAGCATAAAATTCGCATAACACCACTTGGCGGTCTTGGCGAGATCGGCGGCAATATGACCGTCTTTGAAACAGAAACCAGCGCCATCATCGTTGATATCGGCATGAGCTTTCCAAGCGAGAGCATGCACGGCGTGGATATCCTCATACCAGACTTTGACTACGTTCGCAAGATAAAAGATAAGATAAAAGGCGTCATCATCACTCACGCACATGAGGATCACATCGGCGCGGTGCCTTACTTTTATAAAGAGTTTAAATTTCCTATCTACGCCACACCGCTTCCGCTTGGCATGATAAATAATAAATTTGAAGAGCACGGCCTAAAGCAAGAGCGCTCACTCTTTCGCTCAGTCGAAAAGAGAAAACCATATCTTATAGGCGACTTTGAAGTCGAGTGGATACATATAACCCACTCTATAATCGACGCCTCAGCACTTGCGATCACGACAAAGGCTGGCACGATCATCCACACAGGCGACTTTAAAATCGACCACACGCCGATAGATGGCTACCCAACAGACCTTGGCAGACTAGCGTATTATGGCGAGCGTGGCGTGCTCTGTCTATTAAGCGATAGCACAAACAGCTATAAAGAGGGCTTTACAAAGAGTGAAAGTAGCGTTGGCAAGACCTTTGACGCGATATTTTCAAAAGCAAAAGGTCGCGTCATTATGAGCACATTTAGCTCAAACATCCACCGCGTCTATCAAGCGATCGAATGGGGGCTAAAATACAACCGCAAAGTCTGTGTCATCGGCAGATCAATGGAGCGAAATTTATACACAGCTATGGAGCTAGGCTACATCAAGCTTGATAAGAAAATTTTCATCGACGCAAACGAGGTTGGTAAATTTAAAGATGACGAAGTACTTATCGTCACTACTGGCTCTCAGGGCGAGACTATGAGCGCGCTTTACCGCATGGCGACAGATGAGCACAAATATATAAAGATAAAGCCAAGCGATCAGATCATAATCAGCTCAAAAGCTATCCCAGGCAACGAAAACAGCGTCTCAACGGTGCTAAATTTCTTACTAAAATCAGGTGCGAGCGTCGCTTACCAAGACTTTAGCGAGATCCACGTCAGCGGTCACGCAGCACAAGAAGAGCAAAAGCTGATGCTTCGCCTGATAAAACCAAAATTTTTCTTGCCAGTGCATGGCGAGTACAACCACATCGCAAAGCACAAAGAGACAGCCATTAGCTGTGGTGTGGATGAGCGAAATATCTATCTAATGAGCGACGGCGATCAGATGGAGGTTTGTCAAAAGTACCTAAAACGTGTAAAAACTGTAAAAACTGGCAAAGTCTTCATAGATAATCAAATAAATAAACAAATTTCAGACGACGTCGTGATCGACAGACAAAATCTCGCTGAAGCAGGTGTCGTCATGATAATCGCTCAAATTTCACGTCACGGCGCAAAGCTCATCAACAAGCCTCGCGTCATCAGTTACGGCCTTGTGGGAGACAAGCAAGACGCTGAGTTTAGAAAAGAGATGGAGGGCGTGCTAGAGCAATACCTAAGCAACGTCAAAGAGGAGCTTTTGAAAGATAGCAGGCTGCTTGAGTCACAAGTGCGTCAAGTGATCAGAAAGCACATATTTAGAAAGGTCAAAAAGTACCCAACTATCGTGCCGATCATCTATCTAATGTAA
- a CDS encoding KpsF/GutQ family sugar-phosphate isomerase: MQTMNQIAARVLEIEANELLRHAKNLAIEDAVNLIYNAKGKVIVTGVGKSGHVGAKIAATLASTGTPSFFLHPTEAMHGDLGMIEKDDVLLAISFSGESDELIKILPHVKRFGVKIIAMARSISSSLGKFSDAFITTDVEKEACPLNAAPTASTTLTLALGDALAVCLMQKRGFKKEDFANFHPGGSLGKRLFLKVKDVMRSENLPIVRWNATLKSAIDTMTHGKLGTVLIVDKDGVLNALLSDGDLRRALMREDFDLDEPAMKFATLHPKEIDNKEMLAVDALALIEKYKIQLLAVVENGVPVGVLHIHDLANLGL, encoded by the coding sequence ATGCAGACAATGAACCAAATCGCAGCTAGAGTTTTAGAGATAGAAGCAAACGAACTTTTAAGACACGCTAAAAATTTAGCCATAGAAGACGCTGTAAATTTGATATATAACGCAAAGGGCAAGGTCATAGTCACAGGCGTAGGCAAGAGCGGTCATGTGGGCGCAAAGATCGCTGCTACGCTTGCAAGCACTGGCACGCCAAGCTTTTTCTTACACCCAACAGAGGCTATGCACGGCGACCTTGGCATGATAGAAAAGGACGATGTTTTGTTAGCCATTAGCTTTAGTGGCGAGAGCGATGAGCTTATCAAAATTTTGCCTCACGTAAAGCGTTTTGGCGTGAAAATCATCGCAATGGCAAGAAGCATATCAAGCTCGCTTGGTAAATTTAGCGACGCGTTTATCACTACCGACGTAGAGAAAGAGGCCTGCCCACTAAATGCCGCCCCAACAGCATCAACCACGCTAACGTTAGCTCTTGGCGATGCGTTAGCTGTTTGTTTGATGCAAAAGCGCGGCTTTAAAAAAGAGGACTTTGCAAATTTTCATCCAGGTGGCAGCCTTGGCAAAAGGCTATTTTTAAAGGTCAAAGATGTGATGAGAAGCGAAAATTTACCGATAGTTCGCTGGAATGCAACACTAAAAAGTGCGATCGATACGATGACGCATGGCAAGCTTGGCACGGTTCTTATCGTTGATAAAGATGGCGTGCTAAATGCCCTTTTAAGTGACGGCGATCTTAGGCGTGCGCTTATGAGAGAGGACTTTGACTTAGACGAGCCAGCGATGAAATTTGCAACACTGCATCCAAAAGAGATAGATAACAAAGAGATGTTAGCAGTAGATGCGTTAGCCCTCATAGAAAAGTATAAAATTCAGCTTCTAGCCGTCGTAGAAAATGGCGTTCCTGTGGGCGTTTTACACATCCACGACCTTGCAAATTTAGGACTATAA
- a CDS encoding pseudouridine synthase → MEKTRLNKFISHNTNYSRREADELIKAGKVSIAGRVVSDLATSVDEDDKVRINGRLIKLKKEFTVIVYHKQKGELVSKKDDRGRKTIYDTLDKKFAKFVSVGRLDYASEGLLLLTDAPAIATALMNSDLEREYYLKVKGEVTKEVIEAMTNGFFAKDATKGAHAKTTIKSMEFKPFLAYKVFGSSGGYTKLKVIINEGQNRELRRFFGYFDLEVMDLKRVSFGRVSLDMLKPGKWRYFENSEYEDLRDFLKVNNVRY, encoded by the coding sequence ATGGAAAAAACAAGACTAAACAAATTTATCTCACATAACACAAACTACTCACGCCGTGAGGCAGATGAGCTGATAAAAGCTGGCAAGGTTAGCATAGCAGGGCGTGTGGTTAGCGACCTTGCTACGAGCGTAGACGAAGATGACAAAGTGCGTATAAATGGCCGTTTGATAAAGCTGAAAAAAGAATTTACAGTTATCGTTTATCACAAACAAAAGGGCGAGCTAGTTAGCAAGAAAGATGACCGCGGACGAAAAACGATATATGACACGTTAGATAAGAAATTTGCCAAATTTGTTAGCGTAGGACGCTTAGACTACGCAAGCGAGGGGCTACTTTTACTAACTGACGCCCCAGCGATCGCCACAGCGCTAATGAATAGCGACTTAGAGCGCGAATACTACCTAAAGGTAAAAGGCGAGGTAACAAAAGAGGTGATAGAAGCTATGACAAATGGCTTTTTCGCCAAGGACGCCACCAAAGGCGCTCACGCAAAAACAACTATAAAATCAATGGAATTTAAGCCATTTCTAGCCTACAAAGTCTTTGGCTCAAGTGGCGGCTATACAAAACTAAAGGTCATCATCAACGAGGGTCAAAACAGGGAGCTTCGTCGCTTCTTTGGCTACTTTGACCTTGAAGTGATGGATCTAAAACGTGTTAGTTTTGGGCGTGTTAGCCTTGATATGCTAAAGCCTGGTAAATGGCGCTATTTCGAAAATAGCGAATACGAAGACCTAAGAGACTTTTTAAAGGTTAATAACGTTAGATACTAA
- a CDS encoding tetratricopeptide repeat protein: MKKIVLLSVILLTTGFSKDLFELGLEAYDKGEFDKAAKQWQRGCNDGNIDSCTNLGTLYENGQGVAQDYNKAAALYKHACDSKDAIGCYNLGGFYERGQGVEQDYTKAAKLYKKACDGNVAQAYHNLGVLYINGHGVEKDYYKAAQLWQKACSDKYSISCYNLGILYNIGQGIKQDYYKAADLYKQACDDGVSDSCSSLGILYENGQGVKQDYSKSVELYEKACNNGYNRGCFNLGAFYLKGKGAKQDYHIAKEYFGKACKLGFQSGCDFYKKLNK; encoded by the coding sequence ATGAAAAAGATTGTTCTTTTATCTGTGATCTTACTTACTACTGGCTTCTCTAAAGATCTTTTTGAGCTTGGGCTTGAAGCTTACGATAAGGGCGAGTTTGATAAAGCCGCCAAGCAATGGCAAAGAGGTTGTAATGATGGAAATATTGATAGTTGCACTAATTTAGGAACTTTATATGAAAACGGTCAAGGTGTGGCGCAGGACTATAATAAAGCAGCCGCCTTGTATAAACACGCTTGTGATAGTAAAGATGCTATTGGTTGCTATAATCTAGGTGGTTTTTATGAAAGAGGGCAAGGAGTAGAGCAAGACTATACCAAAGCTGCCAAACTATACAAAAAAGCTTGTGATGGCAATGTTGCCCAAGCCTACCATAATTTGGGAGTTTTATATATAAACGGTCATGGCGTAGAGAAAGACTATTATAAAGCAGCTCAATTATGGCAAAAAGCTTGCAGTGACAAATATAGCATAAGCTGTTATAATTTAGGGATTTTATACAATATTGGTCAAGGTATAAAACAAGACTATTATAAAGCAGCCGATCTATACAAACAAGCTTGTGATGATGGAGTTAGTGATAGCTGTTCTAGTTTAGGAATTTTATATGAAAACGGTCAAGGCGTAAAACAAGACTACAGCAAATCAGTAGAATTGTATGAAAAAGCTTGCAATAATGGATACAATCGTGGTTGTTTTAATTTAGGAGCTTTTTATCTAAAAGGAAAAGGCGCAAAACAAGACTATCACATAGCAAAAGAATATTTTGGTAAGGCTTGCAAATTAGGGTTTCAATCAGGATGCGATTTTTACAAAAAATTAAACAAATAG
- a CDS encoding tetratricopeptide repeat protein, whose translation MKKIVLLSLILLTTGFSKDLFELGFEAYNKGEFDKAAKQWQKACDDNVTRACHNLGVLYEDAKGVKQDYRKAAELYKRSCYGGFVGSCLNLGVLYIKDRGVEQDYNKATELYKKACDGDIAEACHNLGALYALGKGTKKDYDSAKRYVFKACALGFQDGCDYLNKMIAADDNDEKIEIIFKTMIKTINHLKQID comes from the coding sequence ATGAAAAAGATTGTTCTTTTATCTCTGATCTTACTTACTACTGGCTTCTCTAAAGATCTTTTTGAGCTTGGGTTTGAAGCTTACAACAAAGGCGAGTTTGATAAAGCCGCCAAACAATGGCAAAAAGCTTGCGACGATAATGTTACTCGAGCTTGTCATAACTTAGGAGTTTTATACGAGGATGCCAAAGGCGTAAAACAAGACTATCGCAAAGCAGCCGAGTTATATAAACGATCATGCTATGGTGGATTTGTTGGTAGCTGCCTAAATTTAGGTGTTTTATATATAAAAGATCGAGGGGTAGAGCAAGACTATAACAAGGCTACCGAGCTATATAAAAAGGCTTGCGACGGCGATATCGCCGAAGCTTGCCATAACTTAGGTGCCTTATATGCGCTAGGCAAAGGCACAAAGAAGGACTATGACTCGGCAAAAAGATACGTTTTTAAAGCTTGCGCTCTAGGTTTCCAAGATGGGTGCGACTACCTTAATAAAATGATTGCCGCAGATGATAATGATGAAAAGATTGAGATCATATTTAAAACTATGATTAAAACGATCAATCATCTAAAACAAATCGACTAA
- a CDS encoding ABC transporter ATP-binding protein, translating to MINIRGVSLVYNQGKQNEFCALKNINLDVNNGELVILKGVSGSGKSTLLSLIALLQKPTSGEILIDGTNIAKLPDAFCSEFRHKRLGLVFQNFNLIEGLSVYENLLAPFALTNFKANVREEMIKRALELANIAHKRDENVSNLSGGERQRCAVARALSMDADIILADEPTANLDRDNARAFLGLLESFKALKKSVIVATHDSIFDELSATDRVVSLQNGEIV from the coding sequence ATGATAAACATTAGAGGCGTTAGCCTAGTCTATAACCAAGGCAAACAAAACGAGTTTTGTGCTCTAAAAAATATAAATTTAGATGTTAATAACGGCGAGTTAGTCATACTAAAAGGCGTTAGCGGAAGTGGCAAAAGCACCCTACTCTCGCTCATCGCCCTACTTCAAAAGCCAACTAGCGGGGAAATTTTGATAGACGGCACTAACATAGCAAAGCTGCCTGACGCATTTTGCTCCGAGTTTAGGCACAAAAGGCTTGGGCTTGTTTTTCAAAATTTTAACCTCATAGAGGGTTTAAGCGTCTATGAAAATTTGTTAGCTCCGTTTGCTCTAACAAATTTCAAGGCGAACGTGCGTGAAGAGATGATAAAAAGGGCTCTTGAGCTTGCAAACATCGCTCACAAAAGAGATGAAAACGTATCAAATTTAAGCGGCGGCGAGCGCCAAAGATGTGCGGTGGCTAGGGCTTTATCAATGGATGCGGATATCATTTTGGCTGATGAGCCAACGGCAAATTTAGATAGAGATAACGCACGTGCGTTTTTAGGCTTACTAGAGTCATTTAAGGCGCTTAAAAAAAGCGTTATAGTTGCCACTCACGATAGCATTTTTGACGAGCTAAGCGCCACAGATAGAGTTGTTAGCCTGCAAAATGGAGAGATAGTATGA
- a CDS encoding ABC transporter permease produces the protein MISRNFINYAVVLLFKDKKDHLFSFCLFALIIFVLSSVLFISGSIQHDLISLVKDRSSIVVSAFRAGKNDLMHPGYIYDISKIDGVADVRGVVDGEYYFVQKRVWFHLYEDDSLKEDEMIVGEGVKAAMNELYYDESFNFLTEERMIPVKIVKTMPKQSGLITNNAIFLHPKTLRAILNLKDEEYTKLYVDVPNSDEISQVALKIENLYPNSFAISIEDEVANIRHLYYYKGGIFMSIYVSVMLIFFVLLKNQISLAYGSKKREIAILRSIGFSIKEIIFLKFIQNFIVSVSAFLLGVMLAYLFVFVLNAPFLKGIFLGDELLNFTNFTPILEFDKLFLIFVFGVIPFLAFVLIPSWRVACGDINEGLK, from the coding sequence ATGATAAGTAGAAATTTCATAAACTACGCTGTGGTCCTGCTCTTTAAAGACAAAAAAGACCACCTTTTTAGCTTTTGTCTATTTGCGCTCATTATCTTCGTGCTAAGCTCGGTGCTTTTCATCTCTGGCTCGATCCAGCATGATCTCATAAGCTTGGTAAAAGATCGCTCAAGCATCGTAGTTAGCGCATTTCGTGCTGGCAAAAACGATCTCATGCACCCTGGCTACATCTACGACATCTCAAAGATCGATGGCGTGGCTGACGTTAGGGGCGTGGTTGATGGGGAGTATTATTTTGTGCAAAAGCGCGTCTGGTTTCATCTATATGAGGATGATAGCCTAAAAGAAGACGAGATGATCGTTGGCGAGGGCGTAAAGGCGGCTATGAATGAGCTTTACTACGATGAGAGCTTTAACTTCTTAACAGAAGAGCGCATGATACCAGTAAAGATAGTAAAAACCATGCCAAAACAAAGCGGACTTATCACAAATAACGCGATATTTTTGCACCCAAAAACGCTAAGAGCTATCTTAAATTTAAAAGATGAAGAATACACAAAGCTCTATGTCGATGTGCCAAATAGCGACGAGATCAGCCAAGTGGCATTAAAGATAGAGAATTTATATCCAAACTCATTTGCCATTAGCATAGAAGACGAGGTGGCAAACATTAGGCACCTTTACTACTATAAGGGTGGAATTTTTATGAGTATTTATGTTAGTGTTATGCTAATATTTTTCGTGCTACTTAAAAACCAAATTTCACTTGCTTACGGCAGTAAAAAGCGTGAGATAGCTATTTTGCGAAGTATCGGCTTTAGTATAAAAGAGATCATTTTTTTAAAATTTATACAAAATTTCATTGTTAGCGTTAGCGCATTTTTGCTTGGCGTTATGTTAGCTTATCTCTTTGTATTTGTGCTAAATGCGCCGTTTTTAAAGGGGATATTTTTAGGCGATGAGCTTTTAAATTTTACAAATTTCACGCCTATTTTGGAGTTTGATAAGCTCTTTTTGATCTTCGTCTTTGGCGTCATACCATTTTTGGCATTTGTGCTTATCCCGTCGTGGCGTGTGGCGTGTGGCGACATAAATGAGGGGCTAAAATGA
- a CDS encoding nitrous oxide reductase accessory protein NosL yields the protein MKFIALLLSAVFALWAGNLTSEANINAYKGAKERIELPKDARCAVCGMPIKNKQWATLIKAGGKDYYFDGVKDMAQFYFADEVAKEAYVSDYYTLEKLDAKEAFYVHGSNVFGPMGEEFIPFKDEAKANSFMKDHAGKGVIKFDEIKTFIGK from the coding sequence ATGAAATTTATAGCTTTGTTGCTTAGTGCGGTTTTTGCCTTGTGGGCTGGAAATTTGACTAGTGAGGCAAACATAAACGCCTATAAAGGGGCAAAAGAGCGCATCGAGCTGCCAAAGGACGCAAGATGTGCGGTGTGTGGCATGCCTATAAAAAACAAGCAGTGGGCGACGCTTATAAAGGCTGGTGGCAAGGACTATTACTTTGACGGCGTAAAAGATATGGCGCAATTTTACTTCGCTGATGAGGTGGCGAAAGAGGCTTATGTGAGTGATTATTACACGCTTGAAAAGCTTGATGCAAAAGAGGCGTTTTACGTTCATGGCTCAAACGTTTTTGGACCGATGGGCGAGGAGTTTATCCCATTTAAAGACGAAGCAAAGGCAAATAGCTTTATGAAAGATCACGCTGGCAAAGGTGTCATAAAATTTGACGAGATAAAGACATTTATCGGTAAATAA
- a CDS encoding tetratricopeptide repeat protein, whose product MKSLILLAASLCVLNAGYIKEALNAKDDHNKLAQIYEYACDKEKKASGCYNLAVLYSRGDGNVKKDEAKAAMLYEKACDQNFSMACSNLGLLYANGTGVEKDLKKAKELYEKACKAGDGMGCSNLGYLYAQGEGVEKDYAKAKANYEMACANEAGIGCDNLGFLYVYGQGVDQNLTKATKLYEQACIYAYEKGCNNYAIMLAEGKGVKEDVEKAREIFTKSCKNGLKEACENLEILGKN is encoded by the coding sequence ATGAAGAGTTTGATTTTACTGGCTGCTAGTTTGTGCGTTTTAAATGCTGGCTACATAAAAGAGGCTTTAAACGCAAAAGATGATCACAACAAACTAGCGCAAATTTATGAATATGCTTGTGACAAAGAGAAAAAGGCATCAGGCTGCTACAACCTAGCTGTGCTTTACAGCAGGGGTGATGGCAACGTCAAAAAGGACGAGGCAAAGGCGGCAATGCTTTATGAAAAGGCTTGCGATCAAAATTTCTCTATGGCTTGCAGCAACCTTGGCTTGCTTTATGCAAATGGCACTGGCGTAGAAAAAGATCTAAAAAAGGCAAAAGAGCTCTATGAAAAGGCCTGCAAGGCAGGGGACGGCATGGGTTGTAGCAACCTTGGCTACCTATACGCTCAGGGCGAAGGCGTCGAGAAAGACTACGCAAAAGCCAAAGCAAACTACGAGATGGCTTGCGCAAACGAAGCTGGTATAGGATGTGACAATCTTGGCTTTTTATATGTTTATGGACAAGGGGTTGATCAAAACCTTACAAAAGCGACAAAGCTTTACGAGCAAGCGTGCATATACGCCTATGAAAAAGGCTGCAACAACTACGCTATCATGCTAGCTGAGGGCAAAGGCGTGAAAGAAGACGTGGAAAAAGCACGTGAAATTTTCACTAAAAGCTGCAAAAATGGCTTAAAAGAGGCGTGCGAGAATTTAGAAATTTTAGGAAAGAATTGA